A single window of Bacillota bacterium DNA harbors:
- a CDS encoding phosphatidylglycerophosphatase A — MKDMAIRRLAQRGVALESIAEVVFCLQKIHYPDLSMDHCMEAVEKVLEKREVQNALLTGICLDQLAESGLLEEPVLSFLREDEPLYGIDEIMALSIVNIYGSIGFTNFGYLDKVKPGIIGEVNSNTHSPVNTFLDDLISAIAAAAASRIAHRARG, encoded by the coding sequence ATGAAGGATATGGCAATCAGGCGACTTGCCCAGAGGGGTGTAGCCCTCGAGTCCATTGCTGAAGTCGTGTTCTGCCTGCAGAAGATCCACTACCCGGACCTGAGCATGGATCACTGCATGGAAGCGGTGGAAAAGGTCCTGGAGAAGCGAGAGGTCCAAAACGCCCTTCTTACGGGTATATGCCTGGACCAGCTGGCGGAGAGCGGCCTACTGGAGGAACCTGTGCTGAGTTTCCTTAGGGAGGACGAACCCCTCTACGGGATCGATGAGATCATGGCCCTGAGCATTGTGAACATCTATGGTTCCATAGGCTTCACCAATTTCGGCTACCTGGACAAGGTCAAGCCCGGGATAATTGGGGAGGTAAACAGCAATACCCACTCCCCAGTCAACACATTCCTGGACGACCTCATCTCAGCCATAGCCGCGGCAGCGGCCAGTCGTATAGCCCACAGGGCCAGGGGCTAG